In Alphaproteobacteria bacterium, one DNA window encodes the following:
- the glnA gene encoding type I glutamate--ammonia ligase, producing the protein MPHAKADLAKVREWIKEYDVRGIDLRFADLRGKEQHTTQHISTMTDEAFAEGIGFDGSSIAGWKCISESDMLLIPDPSTAALDPFTAEPTLMMYCTVHDPQTGKPYHRDPRSVAQAAQAYMMASGIADTAYFGPEAEFFVFDDVRFETDMNRAFYAVDSQEGPYVTAKDYPEGNMGHRPRLKGGYFPVPPVDSGQDLRAEMLSTMEAMGIEVEKHHHEVAPSQHELGVRFAPLCQIADVVQRYKYVVHNVAHSYGKTATFMPKPIFGDNGSGMHCHQSLWKDGKPLFAGDSYAGLSETALFYIGGIIHHARALNALTNPTTNSYKRLVPGFEAPVLLAYSARNRSASCRIPHANSPGGRRVEVRFPDPAANPYLAFSAMLMAGLDGIQRRLHPGAAMDRNLYELPPEELRKVPTVCGSLRQALEALEADHEFLLKGDVFSHDMLDAYMELKYEEVTALEMAPHPIEYKMYYSV; encoded by the coding sequence ATGCCTCATGCCAAGGCCGATCTTGCTAAAGTTCGGGAATGGATTAAGGAATATGACGTGCGCGGGATCGATTTGCGCTTTGCCGATCTGCGCGGCAAGGAACAGCATACGACCCAGCATATCAGCACCATGACGGATGAGGCCTTTGCCGAGGGCATAGGCTTTGATGGCTCGTCCATCGCCGGATGGAAATGCATCAGCGAGTCCGACATGCTGCTGATCCCCGACCCGTCCACGGCGGCGCTCGACCCCTTTACGGCCGAGCCGACCTTGATGATGTATTGCACGGTGCATGACCCGCAAACCGGCAAACCCTATCACCGTGATCCGCGTTCGGTGGCTCAGGCGGCCCAGGCTTATATGATGGCCAGCGGCATTGCGGATACCGCCTATTTCGGGCCGGAGGCCGAGTTTTTCGTCTTTGACGATGTGCGCTTTGAGACCGACATGAATCGGGCCTTTTACGCGGTGGACTCCCAAGAAGGCCCCTATGTCACCGCCAAGGACTACCCGGAAGGCAATATGGGGCATCGTCCGCGCTTGAAGGGCGGCTATTTTCCCGTGCCGCCGGTGGATTCGGGCCAGGATTTGCGCGCCGAGATGCTCTCGACCATGGAGGCCATGGGCATCGAGGTGGAAAAGCATCATCACGAGGTCGCGCCCTCTCAGCATGAATTGGGCGTGCGCTTTGCGCCCTTATGCCAGATTGCCGATGTGGTGCAGCGGTATAAATATGTCGTTCATAACGTCGCGCATTCCTATGGCAAAACGGCGACCTTCATGCCCAAGCCGATCTTTGGCGATAACGGCTCGGGCATGCATTGCCATCAATCCTTGTGGAAGGACGGCAAACCGCTTTTCGCGGGCGATAGCTATGCCGGATTGTCCGAGACGGCGTTGTTTTATATCGGTGGCATCATCCATCACGCGCGCGCCCTCAATGCCCTGACCAACCCCACCACCAACAGCTACAAGCGGTTGGTGCCCGGGTTCGAGGCCCCGGTTCTATTGGCCTATTCGGCGCGCAACCGTTCGGCCTCTTGCCGCATTCCTCATGCCAACAGTCCCGGCGGGCGGCGTGTGGAAGTGCGCTTTCCCGATCCTGCAGCCAATCCTTATTTGGCGTTCTCGGCCATGCTGATGGCAGGTCTGGACGGCATCCAAAGGCGGTTGCATCCGGGCGCGGCGATGGATCGCAACCTCTATGAATTGCCGCCCGAGGAATTGCGCAAGGTGCCCACGGTGTGCGGTTCGCTGCGTCAAGCCCTTGAGGCGCTGGAGGCGGACCATGAATTCCTGCTGAAGGGCGACGTGTTCAGCCACGACATGCTGGACGCCTATATGGAACTGAAGTACGAGGAAGTGACGGCTTTGGAGATGGCGCCGCATCCGATCGAATACAAGATGTATTACAGCGTGTGA
- the ssb gene encoding single-stranded DNA-binding protein, protein MAGSVNKVILVGNLGADPEIKSFQNGGRVANLRLATGESWKDKTTGERKERTEWHRVVISNEALIGVVEKYARKGSKLYLEGQIETRKWTDKDGQERYATEVVLRPFRGELTLLDRAEGGGGAGASRGSYEDAGRPGPAAPSAPSADMDDEIPF, encoded by the coding sequence ATGGCAGGTAGCGTCAACAAGGTGATCCTGGTCGGCAATCTGGGCGCGGATCCCGAGATCAAGTCGTTCCAAAACGGGGGTCGGGTGGCCAATTTGCGCCTGGCGACAGGCGAATCCTGGAAGGACAAGACCACGGGCGAGCGCAAGGAGCGTACCGAATGGCACCGCGTGGTGATCTCGAACGAGGCCTTGATCGGCGTGGTGGAAAAATACGCCCGCAAGGGATCGAAACTGTATCTGGAAGGCCAGATCGAAACCCGAAAATGGACGGACAAAGACGGTCAAGAACGCTATGCGACCGAGGTCGTGCTGCGTCCTTTCCGTGGCGAGCTGACCTTGCTTGATCGCGCCGAAGGCGGTGGTGGCGCGGGGGCGTCGCGTGGTAGTTATGAGGATGCCGGGCGTCCGGGACCGGCCGCACCCAGCGCCCCATCTGCCGATATGGACGACGAAATTCCCTTTTGA
- the rlmB gene encoding 23S rRNA (guanosine(2251)-2'-O)-methyltransferase RlmB, protein MKKTTTRTKKTKTNRATTRPSVDSSGERENHSRSPVSSYWLYGRHAVAAAWANPARLCLRLVGSEEALRDFTQGAKRGKDVSVSRPVPQTMQRADLDRLLPPGSVHQGLAVQVKPLEIDTDEDAPEGARLILVLDQITDPHNVGAILRSAAAFGVDVVMMTAHHMPHETGVMAKTACGAMDIVRLQRVVNLARTLDKLRDQGYYCVGLSEHAEKNLGQMDLSGQKIALVLGAEGQGLRRLTMERCDALARLPTGGALGSLNVSNAAAIALYEVARQRVVPA, encoded by the coding sequence ATGAAGAAGACGACGACTCGGACGAAGAAGACGAAGACGAACCGGGCAACAACTAGGCCATCGGTTGATTCTTCGGGCGAGCGTGAAAACCATTCGCGCTCGCCCGTTTCTTCATATTGGCTGTATGGACGGCACGCCGTCGCGGCGGCTTGGGCCAATCCGGCGCGGCTTTGTTTGCGCTTGGTGGGCAGCGAAGAGGCTTTGCGTGACTTTACGCAAGGCGCGAAGCGCGGCAAGGATGTATCCGTTTCGCGTCCTGTGCCCCAAACGATGCAGCGGGCCGATTTGGATCGCCTGTTGCCGCCCGGCTCGGTGCATCAGGGCCTAGCCGTTCAAGTCAAGCCGTTGGAAATCGACACGGACGAAGACGCGCCCGAAGGTGCGCGGTTGATTCTGGTCTTGGACCAGATCACCGATCCCCACAATGTGGGGGCCATCTTGCGTTCGGCGGCGGCCTTTGGCGTGGATGTGGTGATGATGACCGCGCACCATATGCCCCATGAAACCGGCGTCATGGCCAAAACGGCTTGCGGCGCGATGGACATCGTGCGCCTGCAGCGCGTGGTGAATCTGGCCCGCACTTTGGATAAGCTGCGCGACCAAGGTTATTATTGCGTTGGTCTGTCCGAACATGCCGAAAAAAATCTGGGCCAAATGGATTTAAGCGGCCAGAAGATCGCCTTGGTCCTGGGCGCGGAAGGTCAGGGCCTGCGTCGCCTGACCATGGAAAGATGCGATGCCTTGGCGCGCCTGCCAACCGGCGGCGCTCTCGGATCCCTCAACGTTTCGAACGCCGCCGCCATCGCGCTGTACGAGGTGGCACGGCAGCGTGTGGTCCCGGCTTAG
- a CDS encoding GNAT family N-acetyltransferase — protein MLAYKSSGSSGVGSYFSVIMLRLTWMFFQVWRDKSTSHFLQDGTFCQRPHRMISIRLASDRDYDCLPAIEADAGRLFHEFGLPSIASMEPMPADYYRNLPQKSAVFVALRGSEHIGFAVGIAMDGQGYLKEVSVKRLFAGQGVGRRLVECVMTWAQSASFRYLALTTFRDLPFNAAFYTKLGFHEFIPDHNWPTLQNIRAHEQTSGVEIQPRVAMRLDLRNQMDLGV, from the coding sequence ATGCTGGCGTACAAAAGCTCAGGATCCAGCGGTGTAGGAAGCTATTTTTCGGTTATCATGTTGCGCTTAACGTGGATGTTCTTTCAGGTATGGCGTGATAAGAGTACAAGTCATTTCCTACAAGATGGGACATTCTGCCAGAGACCACACCGGATGATATCCATTCGCCTTGCTTCGGATCGCGACTATGATTGCCTGCCGGCTATCGAAGCCGATGCCGGGAGATTGTTCCATGAGTTCGGATTGCCGTCGATTGCCTCCATGGAGCCGATGCCTGCCGATTATTATCGGAACTTGCCACAGAAATCTGCTGTTTTCGTCGCCCTCCGTGGTTCAGAGCATATTGGTTTTGCGGTTGGCATCGCCATGGATGGGCAGGGCTATCTTAAAGAAGTCTCAGTCAAGCGCTTGTTCGCCGGGCAAGGTGTGGGCCGAAGACTCGTAGAGTGCGTTATGACATGGGCGCAATCCGCCAGTTTCCGGTATCTCGCCTTGACGACGTTTCGTGATTTGCCGTTCAACGCGGCTTTCTATACGAAACTTGGTTTTCATGAATTTATACCGGATCATAACTGGCCGACACTGCAGAACATTCGTGCCCATGAGCAGACGAGCGGGGTGGAGATACAGCCTCGTGTGGCTATGAGGCTTGACCTCAGGAATCAGATGGATCTAGGCGTATGA
- a CDS encoding substrate-binding domain-containing protein: MSIFTRSLPLAAALLLATSFPAFAETVSLHGSTTVAATVITPQKAEIEKAAGVTLEVIANGSGRGVADLLDKKADMAMISAPLNEVVDSLKAKTPSLDTTALQAHQIGEARVAFVVHPSNAVKKLTRAQLTQVLSGKAKNWKELGGADQPITVVVESKGGGLRTVVEHALLDKQDIAGDKREVPNSPQVVKVVAQLAGGLGIAPSSAIGDASMKVEIDSPVVQPLILVTNGAPTPVAVKILAAATEAAKSK; the protein is encoded by the coding sequence ATGTCTATCTTCACTCGATCCCTACCATTGGCCGCGGCATTGTTGTTAGCGACCAGCTTTCCCGCGTTTGCCGAGACCGTATCCCTGCACGGCTCGACGACCGTGGCAGCGACTGTCATCACGCCGCAGAAAGCCGAGATCGAAAAAGCCGCCGGAGTTACTCTGGAGGTGATTGCCAATGGTTCGGGCCGTGGGGTCGCCGACCTTCTGGACAAGAAGGCCGACATGGCCATGATTTCAGCCCCTTTGAACGAAGTGGTGGACTCCCTTAAGGCCAAGACTCCGTCCCTCGACACGACGGCGCTGCAAGCGCATCAGATTGGAGAGGCACGCGTGGCCTTCGTCGTGCATCCGTCCAATGCCGTAAAGAAACTGACCCGCGCCCAACTGACACAAGTTCTAAGCGGCAAGGCCAAAAACTGGAAAGAATTAGGCGGTGCCGATCAACCTATCACCGTTGTCGTTGAATCCAAGGGTGGCGGGCTACGCACCGTGGTCGAACATGCCCTGCTCGACAAGCAAGACATCGCTGGCGATAAGCGCGAAGTTCCTAACTCGCCACAAGTCGTCAAGGTCGTCGCCCAGCTGGCTGGCGGCCTGGGCATTGCGCCCAGCTCGGCCATCGGGGACGCTTCCATGAAGGTAGAGATCGACTCGCCCGTCGTTCAACCGCTGATTCTGGTTACCAACGGCGCGCCAACGCCGGTGGCAGTCAAAATACTCGCCGCCGCCACAGAGGCCGCCAAGAGCAAGTAA
- a CDS encoding MCP four helix bundle domain-containing protein has translation MLFLNRFKIATKLYTVVALACVALFAVAGAVRLGASHMAEGAAVLYGVAVPGLDQVARLSLLFERQRGLATRVPAEMDLKIQEQFRHEFKEKIADIRALIQEMAGTTHESGKKAILDDVTTQIRALEGGGEKVFNLAANFAQDQAAAALKEDFLPVMSRIDKDVQDLFQADRDLVQHTTHNLQQTHAFLNKLVVWVTGAAMILLAAAAAVLVANVTRRLRTLTATMTAIAGGNLEISVPSQKDGDEIGAMARALDIFKTNALETRCLNEERAAAQKAELARANLVQNASSAFEASATGIVESVKAAATQTKSTAHDLAGMSSSVTQRAEATARAADEAAHNVDAVAASVEELTASLGEIKNYVGRSSLIVERAAEQSRQGQQKVKNLTETATHIGDVINIISAIAEQTNLLALNATIEAARAGEAGKGFAVVATEVKSLAAQTSQATEDIARQIGAMQVVANDTAEVIAVIGTVIGEIEKVAQSISGAVEQQQTATIEIGRNACSAASETKRAAQNVAGVLQESLSSSKAAEHLLGVSEALSKESGVMYDTIGGFLTQLRAQ, from the coding sequence ATGCTTTTTCTCAATCGCTTCAAAATAGCTACAAAGCTTTATACTGTCGTCGCCTTAGCCTGCGTGGCCTTGTTTGCCGTGGCTGGCGCGGTGCGTTTGGGCGCAAGCCATATGGCAGAAGGAGCCGCCGTTTTATACGGGGTGGCCGTGCCCGGACTTGACCAAGTCGCGCGGCTTAGTCTTCTTTTCGAGCGCCAACGCGGCTTAGCAACCCGTGTTCCTGCCGAAATGGACCTGAAGATCCAAGAGCAATTCCGTCATGAATTCAAGGAAAAGATCGCCGATATTCGCGCCTTGATCCAAGAAATGGCCGGTACGACACATGAATCCGGGAAAAAAGCGATCCTCGATGATGTCACGACTCAGATTAGGGCGCTTGAAGGAGGAGGGGAAAAAGTATTCAACCTGGCGGCCAATTTCGCTCAGGATCAGGCAGCGGCAGCCCTGAAAGAAGATTTCTTGCCCGTCATGAGCCGCATCGACAAGGACGTGCAAGACCTATTTCAGGCAGACCGCGACCTAGTCCAGCACACGACACACAATCTGCAGCAGACCCATGCCTTCTTGAACAAGCTTGTCGTGTGGGTCACGGGTGCCGCGATGATCCTGCTGGCTGCTGCCGCTGCGGTCCTAGTCGCCAACGTCACAAGACGCCTCCGCACCCTTACGGCAACGATGACGGCCATAGCTGGCGGAAATCTGGAGATTTCAGTGCCCTCCCAAAAGGATGGAGATGAGATTGGGGCCATGGCGCGCGCCCTTGACATCTTCAAAACCAATGCCCTTGAAACCCGATGCCTAAACGAAGAACGTGCAGCCGCCCAAAAGGCCGAACTCGCACGAGCTAACCTCGTGCAAAACGCCAGCAGTGCGTTCGAAGCATCGGCGACGGGAATCGTGGAATCGGTCAAAGCTGCTGCGACGCAAACAAAAAGCACGGCTCACGATCTGGCCGGAATGTCGTCTTCGGTAACACAACGCGCCGAGGCCACCGCCCGGGCAGCCGATGAGGCCGCGCATAACGTGGATGCGGTGGCGGCTTCGGTCGAAGAATTGACGGCTTCGCTGGGAGAGATCAAGAACTATGTAGGCAGGTCGTCTCTAATCGTTGAACGCGCAGCGGAACAGTCGCGACAGGGACAGCAAAAAGTCAAGAATCTAACTGAAACCGCCACACATATTGGCGATGTGATCAATATCATCAGTGCCATCGCCGAACAGACCAATCTTTTGGCCCTTAACGCCACGATCGAAGCGGCGCGTGCGGGAGAGGCCGGCAAAGGGTTTGCCGTAGTCGCGACAGAAGTCAAATCTCTGGCCGCCCAGACCTCGCAGGCTACCGAAGACATCGCCAGGCAGATCGGCGCGATGCAGGTCGTAGCCAACGACACCGCCGAAGTCATCGCTGTCATCGGCACCGTCATCGGGGAGATCGAAAAGGTCGCCCAATCCATCAGTGGTGCCGTCGAACAGCAACAGACCGCCACAATCGAGATTGGCCGCAACGCCTGCTCGGCGGCCTCGGAAACCAAACGCGCCGCTCAGAACGTAGCAGGCGTTCTTCAGGAGTCTCTTTCCAGCTCCAAAGCAGCCGAACACTTGCTTGGAGTTTCTGAGGCTCTATCGAAAGAATCGGGCGTCATGTACGACACCATCGGTGGATTTCTTACCCAACTACGTGCGCAATAG
- the rpsA gene encoding 30S ribosomal protein S1: MTRATAVTAARSSAPPSSSMESFAALLENAPGGEKGLEGSVIKGIITSITDDCAVIDVGLKSEGRVPLREFAVGNQPAELKVGDTVEVFLERMENKNGEAMLSREKAKREEAWVQLDVAYREQKRVSGIISGRVKGGFTVDISGAIAFLPGSQVDIRPVKDVSPLLGTPQPFQILKMDRARGNIVVSRRAVLEESRAEARTELVSTMREGQILQGVVKNITDYGAFVDLGGVDGLLHVTDIAWRRVNHPSEALQIGQQVTVQVIRFDAERQRISLGMKQLQADPWEGVQARYALNTRLKGRVTNITDYGAFVELEPGIEGLVHVSEMSWTKKNIHPGKIVSTSQEVDVMVLDVDPTKRRISLGFKQCLDNPWIAFRDNHTIGTELEGEIRNITEFGLFVGMPGEIDGMVHLSDLSWDKSGEEAIAGYTKGETVKVKILDVDVEKERISLGIKQLSADPFSAVADGVRKNEIVTCQISSVTENGLEVVILDAQGKPLGANEAGEGGFTGFIRRADLSKERSEQRPDRFAVGEKVDAKVTQVERSARRVTLSIKAREMDEDKKAMAEYGSSDSGASLGDILGKAIRNRSEKEDKDEE, from the coding sequence ATGACTCGTGCCACTGCGGTGACTGCCGCTCGTTCTTCCGCTCCCCCGTCATCTTCCATGGAAAGCTTCGCTGCGCTGCTTGAAAACGCGCCCGGCGGGGAAAAAGGCCTGGAAGGCAGCGTCATCAAGGGGATCATTACATCTATCACCGATGATTGCGCCGTGATTGATGTCGGCCTGAAATCCGAAGGCCGCGTGCCGCTGCGTGAATTCGCCGTCGGCAACCAGCCAGCCGAATTGAAGGTCGGCGATACGGTCGAAGTTTTTCTAGAGCGCATGGAAAATAAGAATGGCGAGGCCATGCTCTCGCGCGAAAAGGCCAAGCGCGAAGAAGCCTGGGTTCAGCTTGATGTCGCCTACCGCGAACAAAAGCGCGTCAGCGGCATCATCTCGGGCCGCGTCAAGGGCGGCTTTACCGTGGACATTTCCGGCGCCATCGCGTTCTTGCCGGGCAGCCAGGTCGATATCCGCCCCGTCAAGGACGTCTCGCCCTTGCTGGGCACGCCGCAGCCCTTCCAGATTCTCAAGATGGACCGCGCGCGCGGCAATATCGTCGTCTCGCGCCGCGCCGTGTTGGAGGAAAGCCGCGCCGAGGCCCGCACGGAATTGGTCTCGACCATGCGCGAAGGTCAGATTCTGCAAGGCGTGGTCAAGAACATCACCGATTATGGCGCGTTCGTCGATTTGGGCGGCGTGGACGGCTTGCTGCATGTCACCGACATTGCATGGCGTCGCGTCAATCACCCGTCGGAAGCGTTGCAGATTGGCCAGCAGGTCACAGTGCAGGTCATTCGCTTTGACGCCGAGCGTCAGCGCATCAGCCTAGGCATGAAGCAGTTGCAGGCGGATCCGTGGGAAGGCGTGCAGGCGCGTTATGCGCTGAATACGCGCCTGAAGGGCCGCGTGACCAACATCACCGATTACGGCGCGTTCGTCGAATTGGAGCCGGGCATCGAAGGCCTGGTGCATGTCTCGGAAATGTCTTGGACCAAGAAGAACATCCATCCCGGCAAGATCGTCTCGACCAGCCAGGAAGTGGATGTGATGGTGCTGGATGTCGATCCCACTAAGCGCCGTATCAGCTTGGGCTTCAAGCAGTGCTTGGACAATCCGTGGATCGCGTTCCGCGACAACCACACCATCGGCACCGAGCTGGAAGGCGAAATCCGCAACATCACCGAATTCGGTCTGTTCGTGGGCATGCCGGGCGAGATCGACGGTATGGTGCATTTGTCGGATCTGTCTTGGGACAAATCGGGCGAAGAGGCCATTGCCGGCTACACCAAGGGCGAGACCGTCAAGGTCAAGATCCTGGATGTGGACGTGGAGAAAGAGCGCATCAGCCTTGGCATCAAGCAGCTCTCGGCCGATCCGTTCTCTGCCGTCGCCGATGGCGTCCGCAAGAACGAGATCGTCACGTGCCAGATATCCAGCGTCACGGAAAACGGCCTCGAGGTCGTGATCTTGGATGCTCAGGGCAAGCCGCTGGGCGCGAACGAGGCGGGAGAGGGCGGTTTCACCGGCTTTATCCGCCGCGCCGATTTGTCCAAGGAGCGTTCCGAGCAGCGTCCGGACCGTTTCGCCGTTGGGGAAAAGGTCGATGCCAAGGTCACGCAGGTTGAACGCTCCGCACGGCGCGTGACCCTGTCGATCAAGGCCCGCGAAATGGACGAGGACAAGAAGGCGATGGCCGAATACGGCTCGTCCGACAGCGGAGCCAGCCTGGGCGACATTCTGGGCAAGGCCATCCGCAATCGTTCAGAAAAGGAAGACAAGGACGAGGAATAA
- a CDS encoding (d)CMP kinase, giving the protein MVVAIDGFAAAGKGTLGKNLGQAMGWAYLDTGSTYRAVALAVLKAGQTPDDRLAAAAAAKGFTPESYFALMRESEGDLRTPPVSDGASKVARFEEVRSILRSFQRQFALHPPAGFPGATLDGRDIGTEVCPEAPVKLFVTARIEIRTARVLQALRQRGIEAIESDVMRDLNARDLRDSTSPIGRLRPADDAVMLDTSDMSVPEVLDAALAVIRKKLPDMGV; this is encoded by the coding sequence TTGGTCGTCGCCATTGACGGCTTTGCCGCTGCCGGTAAGGGCACTTTGGGTAAGAATTTGGGCCAGGCCATGGGCTGGGCCTATTTGGATACGGGAAGCACCTATCGCGCCGTGGCACTGGCGGTGCTAAAGGCAGGCCAAACCCCGGATGACCGGCTTGCCGCCGCCGCCGCCGCGAAGGGGTTTACGCCTGAATCCTATTTTGCCTTGATGCGCGAAAGCGAAGGCGATTTGCGCACGCCGCCCGTATCCGATGGTGCGTCGAAAGTCGCGCGTTTTGAAGAGGTTCGCTCGATCCTGCGTAGCTTTCAGCGGCAATTCGCCCTGCATCCGCCGGCGGGTTTCCCGGGCGCGACGCTGGACGGACGGGATATCGGCACTGAAGTGTGCCCGGAAGCCCCCGTTAAGTTATTCGTGACCGCCCGTATCGAGATACGCACGGCGCGCGTGTTACAAGCGTTGCGGCAACGCGGGATTGAGGCTATAGAAAGCGATGTCATGCGGGATTTGAACGCACGCGATTTGCGCGACAGCACGTCGCCAATCGGTCGTTTGCGTCCGGCGGATGATGCGGTGATGTTGGACACCAGCGATATGTCCGTTCCTGAGGTTTTGGACGCGGCCTTGGCCGTCATCCGTAAAAAACTTCCGGATATGGGTGTGTAA
- a CDS encoding DUF1189 family protein, which translates to MLTAITALYRCFYDKELWSDVALRWRGAAIGFMVLLCLLATAISTASGFAMWQGVGRQATSLILDQLPSQFTMTLDPDGNLSSSLPQPTEIKVPDGDIRSSTPLDSKGETVILMDVGETLQSIQEKLRERKAMIYVVRDGIYARQTNNATDRVIRFNEMLKQDKVKSADQSEGLQPTTYTLTRDQIDAFINVVIFWILAAILPLFLFLGGAIKLPILALLFMLVGVVMIRMMRMELGNQALWRLAVVALAPATILEAVVQSVAAFTLDPAQAAQFGSFPIFALVTGLYLYGMLRQLRQAPGQG; encoded by the coding sequence ATGCTGACCGCCATCACCGCCCTGTACCGTTGCTTTTATGATAAGGAACTATGGAGCGATGTGGCGTTGCGTTGGCGCGGCGCGGCCATTGGCTTCATGGTGTTGCTGTGCCTGCTGGCGACGGCGATTTCGACCGCTTCGGGCTTTGCCATGTGGCAGGGCGTTGGTCGGCAGGCTACCAGCCTGATTCTCGATCAGCTACCTTCGCAATTCACCATGACATTGGACCCTGATGGGAATCTCAGCAGCTCTCTGCCGCAACCGACGGAGATCAAGGTTCCTGATGGAGATATAAGATCTTCCACTCCATTGGATTCGAAGGGCGAGACTGTGATCCTGATGGATGTGGGCGAGACGCTGCAAAGCATCCAAGAGAAGCTTCGAGAACGCAAAGCGATGATCTATGTGGTGCGCGACGGCATCTATGCGCGTCAGACCAATAATGCCACTGATCGCGTGATACGTTTCAATGAAATGCTCAAGCAAGACAAGGTGAAGTCCGCCGATCAAAGCGAGGGGTTGCAGCCGACCACCTACACCCTGACCCGCGATCAGATTGATGCGTTTATCAACGTCGTTATTTTCTGGATATTGGCGGCGATCTTGCCGTTGTTCCTGTTCCTGGGCGGTGCGATCAAGCTGCCCATTCTGGCCTTGCTGTTCATGTTGGTGGGTGTTGTGATGATCCGTATGATGCGGATGGAATTGGGCAATCAAGCCCTGTGGCGTCTGGCCGTGGTGGCCTTGGCTCCCGCCACTATTCTTGAAGCGGTGGTCCAATCGGTTGCCGCTTTCACCTTGGATCCCGCCCAAGCCGCGCAATTCGGAAGCTTTCCTATCTTTGCCCTGGTGACAGGCTTGTACCTATACGGCATGCTGCGCCAGCTGCGGCAAGCGCCTGGGCAGGGTTAA
- the fabF gene encoding beta-ketoacyl-ACP synthase II: MRRVVITGMGMVAPLGDSVAENWRRLTASESGIGPITLFPLDEDMPNKVAGQVPEGQGPGLLDLDSVLPPKDQRKMARFIHFALAASDEALRDCGWTPSSEEERERIGVMIGSGIGGLDNIYQTSVLLAERGVKKVSPFFIPSCLINLASGQVSIRHQLRGPNHSVVTACATGAHAIGDAARIIALGDAEMMLAGGAEAAICRIGIAGFCALRALSTHFNDAPQKASRPWDEDRDGFVMGEGAGVLVLEELEHARARGARIYAELIGYGMSGDAYHMTAPEENGEGARRALTAALKRARIEPGQVDYINAHGTSTPMGDEIELNAIGKVFGQDARRIPISSTKSAIGHLLGAAGAVESIFGIMSIVTGVVPPTLNLDRPSPVCETFDLVPHKARAHPVQIALSNSFGFGGTNACLIFRKLQD, encoded by the coding sequence CTGCGGCGTGTGGTGATCACCGGCATGGGCATGGTGGCACCTTTGGGTGATAGCGTGGCCGAGAACTGGCGGCGTTTGACGGCGTCTGAGTCGGGTATCGGTCCTATCACTCTGTTCCCGTTGGACGAGGACATGCCCAATAAGGTCGCGGGCCAGGTGCCCGAAGGCCAGGGACCGGGTCTGTTGGACCTCGATTCCGTCTTGCCGCCCAAGGATCAGCGCAAGATGGCGCGCTTTATCCATTTTGCGCTGGCCGCTTCCGATGAGGCCTTGCGTGATTGCGGCTGGACTCCCTCTTCCGAGGAGGAACGGGAACGCATCGGTGTCATGATCGGTTCGGGCATCGGCGGCCTTGATAATATTTATCAAACTTCGGTCCTGCTTGCCGAGCGCGGGGTGAAGAAGGTCTCGCCGTTCTTTATTCCGTCATGCCTTATCAATTTGGCTTCGGGGCAGGTCTCCATTCGGCACCAATTGCGCGGCCCCAATCACTCGGTCGTCACCGCCTGCGCCACGGGCGCGCATGCCATCGGCGACGCCGCGCGGATCATTGCCCTTGGCGATGCCGAGATGATGTTGGCAGGCGGCGCGGAAGCGGCCATCTGTCGGATCGGGATCGCGGGTTTTTGCGCCTTGCGCGCTTTGTCCACGCATTTTAACGATGCGCCGCAAAAAGCCTCGCGCCCATGGGACGAAGACCGTGACGGCTTTGTCATGGGCGAGGGCGCGGGCGTCTTGGTGCTGGAAGAGTTGGAACATGCCCGCGCGCGCGGGGCGCGTATATATGCCGAGTTGATCGGCTATGGCATGTCCGGCGATGCGTATCATATGACGGCGCCCGAGGAAAACGGCGAAGGCGCGCGGCGCGCTTTGACCGCCGCTCTCAAACGTGCGCGGATCGAGCCGGGCCAGGTGGACTATATCAATGCGCACGGCACCTCCACCCCCATGGGGGATGAGATTGAGCTGAACGCCATCGGCAAAGTCTTTGGCCAAGACGCGCGGCGCATTCCCATTTCCTCTACCAAATCCGCCATCGGCCATTTGTTGGGCGCGGCGGGGGCTGTGGAGTCGATTTTTGGCATCATGTCGATCGTCACGGGCGTCGTGCCGCCTACCTTGAACTTGGATCGCCCCTCGCCCGTGTGCGAGACGTTTGATCTGGTTCCGCACAAGGCCCGCGCGCATCCGGTTCAGATTGCCTTGTCGAATTCCTTCGGCTTTGGCGGCACCAATGCCTGCCTGATCTTCCGCAAACTTCAGGATTAA